A window of the Helianthus annuus cultivar XRQ/B chromosome 4, HanXRQr2.0-SUNRISE, whole genome shotgun sequence genome harbors these coding sequences:
- the LOC110936386 gene encoding uncharacterized protein LOC110936386 isoform X1: protein MMRYVCKEVRNCDVKMHAVTKLASNLLRIPLSNTSNQMPKCVVLYGRLFSKHGILTNDYKVTLSCFATSDLDFKYTNLASKRKGRRKELICHFNIRLRIQRNATRNDTGRRQLQWQSIKA from the exons ATGATGCGCTATGTATGTAAG GAGGTTCGAAATTGTGATGTGAAGATGCATGCAGTTACCAAGCTTGCTAGCAACCTTCTGAGGATTCCTCTTTCTAATACCAGTAATCAGATGCCCAAGTGTGTGGTATTATATGGCAG GTTATTTTCAAAACATGGAATTCTAACTAACGATTACAAAGTTACCCTTAGTT GCTTTGCGACGAGCGATTTAGATTTCAAGTACACTAATTTGGCAAGCAAG CGAAAGGGTCGCCGTAAAGAGCTTATTTGTCACTTCAACATCCGTCTCCGAATACAAAG GAATGCTACTAGAAATGACACCGGCAGGCGGCAACTACAGTGGCAATCAATCAAAGCATGA
- the LOC110936386 gene encoding uncharacterized protein LOC110936386 isoform X3 has protein sequence MHAVTKLASNLLRIPLSNTSNQMPKCVVLYGRLFSKHGILTNDYKVTLSCFATSDLDFKYTNLASKRKGRRKELICHFNIRLRIQRNATRNDTGRRQLQWQSIKA, from the exons ATGCATGCAGTTACCAAGCTTGCTAGCAACCTTCTGAGGATTCCTCTTTCTAATACCAGTAATCAGATGCCCAAGTGTGTGGTATTATATGGCAG GTTATTTTCAAAACATGGAATTCTAACTAACGATTACAAAGTTACCCTTAGTT GCTTTGCGACGAGCGATTTAGATTTCAAGTACACTAATTTGGCAAGCAAG CGAAAGGGTCGCCGTAAAGAGCTTATTTGTCACTTCAACATCCGTCTCCGAATACAAAG GAATGCTACTAGAAATGACACCGGCAGGCGGCAACTACAGTGGCAATCAATCAAAGCATGA
- the LOC110936386 gene encoding uncharacterized protein LOC110936386 isoform X2 — translation MMRYVCKEVRNCDVKMHAVTKLASNLLRIPLSNTSNQMPKCVVLYGRLFSKHGILTNDYKVTLSCFATSDLDFKYTNLASKRKGRRKELICHFNIRLRIQSLVFDC, via the exons ATGATGCGCTATGTATGTAAG GAGGTTCGAAATTGTGATGTGAAGATGCATGCAGTTACCAAGCTTGCTAGCAACCTTCTGAGGATTCCTCTTTCTAATACCAGTAATCAGATGCCCAAGTGTGTGGTATTATATGGCAG GTTATTTTCAAAACATGGAATTCTAACTAACGATTACAAAGTTACCCTTAGTT GCTTTGCGACGAGCGATTTAGATTTCAAGTACACTAATTTGGCAAGCAAG CGAAAGGGTCGCCGTAAAGAGCTTATTTGTCACTTCAACATCCGTCTCCGAATACAAAG CCTTGTTTTTGATTGTTAG
- the LOC110936385 gene encoding protein RCC2 homolog — MTTATAENEKKEEVKGGELLFCGVTEWDDVGRRKGSSELNLVSPTRLRPLVGVDIRYVAAGCAAVHCVALDVDGRCFTWGRNDKGQLGHGDRVRRDMPTIVSALASYKVVKAGSGKSHTVIATEDGLSFSFGWNKHGQLGTGSAKKEFELDPVRCLVTEVTKVACGADFTVWLTSVEGASILTAGLPQYGQLGHGSDMEYNTKDSSVKLAYEAQPRPTAIASFADETIVNVACGSNHTVAVDSKGYVYTWGFGGYGRLGHREQKDEFTPRRVDVFTKHNVLPPGAILSAGSANSAVTAGAGQMYMWGKIKNTGDDLMYPKPLMDLSGWNVRCMDSGYMHHFVGAESSCISWGQCHSGELGYGPHQQKSSAIPKKVDALEDMHVISVACGFAHSLVVVDRTNAGDQLDQLEIYDGEGVEEPRAEPSPAKQSKKRAAAAAKTSNKRKQSKEASDLEDEEENNNEEDGDDSDPEANAVAEKKSKRGGKAAGRGRGRGRPPAAKNIQQEEKRAAAAAKTSNKRKKSKEASDPEDEEENNEEDDDDSDPEANAVAETKSKRGGKASGRGRGRGRPAAAKKEDSGAASAKRGRGRPKKA, encoded by the exons ATGACGACGGCGACGGCGGAGAATGAGAAGAAAGAAGAGGTGAAAGGCGGAGAGTTGTTGTTCTGTGGTGTGACTGAGTGGGACGACGTTGGCCGCCGTAAGGGTTCATCGGAGCTTAACTTGGTTTCTCCCACGCGGCTCCGGCCACTCGTCGGCGTTGATATTCGTTATGTTGCAGCTGGTTGTG CGGCTGTACATTGTGTTGCACTGGATGTTGATGGACGTTGCTTTACTTGGGGACGCAATGAT AAGGGTCAGCTTGGACATGGAGACCGGGTTCGACGGGATATGCCCACCATAGTCTCGGCGCTTGCTTC GTACAAAGTTGTTAAAGCAGGAAGTGGGAAATCTCATACCGTCATAGCAACCGAAGATGgtctctctttttcttttggtTGGAATAAACACGGTCAGCTTGGTACAGGCTCAGCAAAAAAGG aatttgagTTGGACCCGGTACGCTGTTTGGTAACTGAAGTCACAAAGGTTGCTTGCGGAGCTGACTTTACCGTTTGGTTGACTTCTGTTGAAGGCGCTTCTATACT AACTGCTGGACTTCCACAGTATGGTCAACTTGGACATGGATCTGACATGGAG tatAATACTAAAGATAGCTCTGTTAAGCTTGCTTACGAGGCACAACCTCGCCCCACTGCAATAGCTTCTTTTGCTGACGAAACCATTGTAAACGTGGCGTGTGGATCAAATCATAcag TTGCTGTGGACTCAAAGGGCTACGTTTACAC GTGGGGCTTCGGAGGATATGGAAG GCTTGGACATAGAGAGCAAAAGGACGAGTTTACTCCTCGTCGTGTTGATGTTTTCACCAAGCATAATGTTTTACCTCCGGGTGCAATCCTTTCTGCTGGTTCTGCAAATTCTGCTGTTACTGCTG GTGCAGGGCAGATGTACATGTGGGGCAAGATTAAGAACACCGGTGATGATTTGATGTACCCTAAACCGCTCATGGATCTCAG CGGTTGGAATGTACGGTGCATGGATTCAGGCTATATGCACCATTTTGTTGGTGCTGAGAGCTCGTGCATAAGTTGGGGGCAATGTCACTCGGGTGAACTTGGATATGGGCCCCACCAGCAGAA ATCTTCTGCAATCCCGAAGAAGGTAGACGCCCTTGAAGATATGCATGTTATCAG TGTTGCATGTGGTTTTGCGCATTCTTTGGTGGTTGTGGACCGAACAAATGCCGGTGATCAACTTGATCAG CTTGAAATTTATGATGGTGAAGGCGTCGAAGAACCTAGGGCGGAACCATCACCCGCCAAACAATCAAAAAAACGGGCTGCTGCTGCTGCAAAAACATCCAACAAGAGGAAGCAATCCAAAGAAGCTTCTGATCTAGAAGACGAAGAGGAAAACAACAATGAAGAAGACGGTGATGATAGTGACCCAGAAGCTAACGCTGTTGCTGAAAAAAAGAGTAAAAGAGGCGGGAAGGCTGCTGGCAGAGGCCGTGGAAGAGGCCGCCCTCCTGCTGCCAAAAACATCCAACAAGAGGAAAAACGGGCTGCCGCTGCAGCAAAAACATCCAACAAGAGGAAGAAATCCAAAGAAGCTTCTGATCCAGAAGACGAAGAGGAAAACAATGAAGAAGACGATGATGATAGTGACCCAGAAGCTAATGCTGTTGCTGAAACAAAGAGTAAACGAGGCGGGAAGGCTTCTGGCAGAGGCCGTGGAAGAGGCCGCCCTGCTGCTGCCAAAAAGGAGGATAGTGGAGCTGCATCGGCTAAGAGAGGAAGAGGAAGGCCAAAGAAGGCATGA